ATTTTAACATAAACAGCTTTGTTTGGCAGAAATTTATTACGATTACTCAACTTTTTTTGAGACTGACAAAAATCACTTACTTTCAATTACTTAGTATAATTTATAATATCGTCAACCACATAAGATGGTTGACGATATAAAACTATTACTGCTTGATTAATAGTTACGCTTAATTAATAACAATTAAAAGTATACATCTGATTTATAGTATACAGTCCAATATGCATCGTACGCATTTTTACACGCAGTGTCATAACTCATACATGTAGATACAAGTTTTGAATGAGCACCTGCGGAAGCTACTATCGATGCCCAGGCAGCAGTACTCAAAGTTCCACCAGTAAAAATTGCGCCAGCACCAGCAGCAGCAGAAACTACTATAGAAAGACCAGACAATCCCATATCCATTATTATTTGTCCTTCTAAAGTATTAATTGAATCAACATAAGATTTAAATCTACTTAAATCTGATGAATTCGCGGTAGTTTCATCTGTTTTGAAATAATAGTAATTAAAGATATTACTTCTTGGTCTCCTTAATTCCCACTTATTAGTAGTTCCATACGTTTTTGTGTATTCATAGTTAGTAAATGTGTTTTCTTTTAACGATGCTCTTATACCTACAACAAATTCTTGTTCTGGTATTTGGATGAAAACAATATCACCTTTAAATTGTTCACCTGTATAAATATCTGTGGCAATTGTTTGTACCCAATTATCAATTTTATTAAAGGTAGTTGTGTAGATCATGTTATCATCATTTGCTTGAGCAATTCTAACTTGTTCATCATCTTGTAGAATAATTGTGTTATAATTAGTGTCTTTTGTTTGTCCAGATACTGCAAATGTCATATTTAATGATAAAATAATAATGAAAGCAAAGCTTATTATGTTTTTTTTGTAACGTTTAATATTCATAAATATCCACCTAAATAGTAAAATGTGTACGTACAAGCAAATAATAGCACAATAAATTTGAAATATAAATATAATTAATAAAAAAATAAAAAAAATAAAAAAAATAGATTAATCAGTATATTAACAATTGAGTAAGATAAATAAAAAATATTAGATGAAACGCTATAATGCTTATTGAATAAGAGAAAAAAGCTTGTTTTTTCGTAGTTGCATCTTTGTTTTTTTAATTAATTCCAGAAGAGAGCTAAATAATCTTAAACTGTATTATTTATAAGAATAAATAGTGGTGCACTATGTCGATGGAAACATTATAATAGGGGATACATCAGTTTAAATTAGTTGACCAGAAGTTTGCATTTACACCTCTGAGTAGTTGACGGATTTTTGCATCAAGGGCTAGAAAACCTACATTTTTGGATATACTATAGAATGAAAGTTGAGACTAAAAGAAGATATATATTAAGATATTGACGAAAAAGCATTTTATAATTTGGTGCAGAATTTTGATTCAAAAAATCTAGATAGTCACGTACTTTAAGAAAAAAAGAAATGATACTTAAGACTCTACACCCTAAATTGATAGTGAAGGGTGTTTTTTTAGCCAATCATTTATTTTAACTATATCACAAATGATTTCCCAAGAATTGGTATTTATTTTCCCAAAACTTTGTTTAAAAGACCTAATATATGGTATACTAAGATAAAGATTCTTTGAAAAGTAGGTGGATTTTATGAATAATATCGAATTTGATACAAAAAAACAAATAATTATGGACTTAGTGAGTCACCCAGAATATAGACCTTTAAAAATAAAAGAAATAGCTGCTTTGTTAGATATACCCCAGCACGACAGACATATATTAGATGAAGTACTGCAGACATTAATAGCAGAAGGTAAACTCATAAAAACAAAAAGAAGCAAGTACGCAGTGCCAGAAAAATTGAACTTAATATCAGGTGTATTTGAAGGCCACCCAAAAGGGTTTGGTTTTGTTGTTGTGGAAGAAGAAGAAAACGATATCTTCATACCAGGTGATAATACCAATGGTGCATTACACAAAGACAAAGTATTAATCAAAATTGTTAGTGAACCAAGTGGAAGAAGAAAAGAAGGAGAAGTTGTTCAAATCGTAGAACGTGGTGTTACAGAAGTTATTGGTACTTTTGATAAAAGCAGTAACTTTGGATTCGTAATACCAGACAATCCAAAACTCTTTAAAGATATATTCG
The nucleotide sequence above comes from Natranaerovirga pectinivora. Encoded proteins:
- a CDS encoding geobacillin-26 family protein (This protein is homologous to geobacillin 26, a large bacteriocin (245 amino acids) that was found in the thermophile Geobacillus sp. 15, and that has an unknown mechanism of action.), coding for MNIKRYKKNIISFAFIIILSLNMTFAVSGQTKDTNYNTIILQDDEQVRIAQANDDNMIYTTTFNKIDNWVQTIATDIYTGEQFKGDIVFIQIPEQEFVVGIRASLKENTFTNYEYTKTYGTTNKWELRRPRSNIFNYYYFKTDETTANSSDLSRFKSYVDSINTLEGQIIMDMGLSGLSIVVSAAAGAGAIFTGGTLSTAAWASIVASAGAHSKLVSTCMSYDTACKNAYDAYWTVYYKSDVYF